In Spinacia oleracea cultivar Varoflay chromosome 5, BTI_SOV_V1, whole genome shotgun sequence, a single window of DNA contains:
- the LOC110779463 gene encoding CBL-interacting protein kinase 2, with amino-acid sequence MAENKVTILMQRYELGKLLGQGTFAKVYYAKNIKTGASVAIKVVDKEKVLKVGMIEQIKREISVMRLVKHPNVVQLYEVMASKTKIYFIMEYVRGGELFNKVAKGKLKVDVARKYFQQLISAVEYCHSRGVYHRDLKPENLLLDENENLKVTDFGLSALADTRKQDGLLHTTCGTPAYVSPEVILRKGYDGAKADIWSCGVVLFVLLAGYLPFQDPNLMEMYRKIGKAEFKFPTWIPSDARRLLFKILDPNPKTRISTAKIMENSWFRKGFDSKLLQVRPVVNDMISDVLDVDAIFGPSENLEAKQADTHPCYNLNAFDIISSSEGFDLSGLFEEKSQKKEVRFSSCQTASTIISNLEEVAQKSKMKVKKKDGGLMRFEGCKEGRKGVLCFDAEIFEVTPTFHMVEMKKRGGDSLEYQKVVKQEMRPALKDIIWSWQGEQEAQPSPVLPPSAPSSAES; translated from the coding sequence ATGGCGGAAAATAAAGTGACCATCTTGATGCAGAGGTATGAGCTAGGAAAGTTACTTGGACAAGGAACATTTGCAAAGGTGTACTAtgcaaaaaacatcaaaactgGTGCAAGTGTTGCGATTAAAGTAGTTGACAAGGAGAAGGTTTTGAAGGTGGGGATGATTGAGCAAATAAAGCGGGAAATTTCAGTTATGCGACTTGTGAAGCACCCAAATGTGGTGCAGCTGTATGAGGTTATGGCCAGCAAAACCAAGATCTACTTTATCATGGAATATGTAAGAGGAGGCGAGCTGTTCAACAAGGTTGCTAAAGGAAAGCTGAAGGTGGACGTTGCAAGAAAGTATTTCCAACAACTAATCTCAGCTGTTGAGTACTGTCACAGTAGGGGGGTTTACCATCGAGATTTGAAGCCAGAAAACCTCCTTTTGGATGAAAATGAAAATCTTAAGGTTACTGATTTTGGGCTTAGTGCTCTGGCTGATACCAGAAAGCAAGATGGGTTGCTTCACACCACCTGTGGGACCCCTGCCTATGTTTCTCCGGAGGTCATTCTCAGGAAAGGCTATGACGGAGCAAAAGCTGATATTTGGTCATGTGGGGTAGTCTTGTTTGTGTTGTTGGCGGGATATCTTCCATTCCAAGATCCCAACTTAATGGAAATGTACCGAAAGATTGGAAAGGCAGAGTTTAAATTCCCTACTTGGATTCCATCTGATGCAAGAAGATTGCTGTTCAAGATCTTGGATCCAAACCCCAAGACAAGGATATCAACAGCAAAGATAATGGAGAATTCTTGGTTCCGAAAAGGATTTGATTCTAAACTTTTACAAGTTAGGCCCGTGGTTAATGATATGATATCCGATGTGCTAGATGTTGATGCTATCTTTGGGCCTTCTGAGAACCTAGAAGCAAAGCAAGCAGATACCCATCCATGTTATAACTTGAATGCATTTGATATCATCTCCTCCTCAGAGGGGTTTGATTTATCTGGCTTATTTGAAGAGAAGAGCCAGAAAAAAGAGGTTAGATTTTCTTCGTGTCAGACTGCTTCAACTATCATATCAAATCTGGAGGAAGTAGCTCAGAAGTCAAAGATGAAGGTGAAGAAGAAAGATGGAGGGCTTATGAGATTTGAAGGGTGTAAAGAAGGTAGAAAAGGGGTTTTGTGTTTCGATGCTGAAATATTCGAAGTTACCCCGACCTTTCATATGGTGGAGATGAAGAAACGTGGTGGGGATTCGTTGGAGTATCAGAAAGTTGTGAAGCAGGAGATGAGACCAGCTCTCAAGGATATTATTTGGAGTTGGCAAGGTGAACAAGAAGCACAACCTTCCCCTGTGCTCCCACCGTCTGCACCTTCCTCAGCGGAGTCCTAA